The following is a genomic window from Nitrospira sp..
CCGCTGGAGACACCATCGCATGGTTTGCTTCGCTGGGCGTTGAGCTCAAGTGTGAAGAGACCGGCAAGTTGTTTCCCGTCACCGATAAAGCACGAACCGTGCTGAACGCGCTTGTTGAGCGCTGTCGCGAACTCGGCGTGACTATTTCCCCAGATCATCGAGTAGCCACGATCGACCGCCTTCCCGATTCGGGAGCGGGATTTGTCATTCACCATAATCATGGAGCTTTGACGGCGGGTCGGGTGATTCTCGCCACGGGAGGCCGGTCGATTCCCAAATCGGGCAGCGATGGGTTTGGTTATGAGCTGGCCAGGCGGCTGGGACACCATGTCACGCTGACGGCTCCGGCGCTTGCGCCACTCGTGCTGAATGATGCGATGTTTCACCAGGCCTTGTCCGGCCTCTCGCAAGAAGTCGAGCTGACGACGATGGTGAAGGGACAGTGTGTCGATTCACGAACAGGGAGTTTGCTCTGGACTCACTTCGGGATCAGTGGGCCGATTGTGATGGATGCCAGCCGGTTTTGGTGTCTGGCGCAAGAGCAGGGAGAGCCGGCGGCGGTCTACAGTAATTTTTTCCCTGGGCAGAATCAGGAGCAGGTGCGGCAGTGGTTGATGGAACAGGCGAGAGCGCATCCCCGCCGCTCTCTCGGGACCGTACTCGCGCAACGGCTCCCTCAACGATTCGCTGAATCGCTTATCCAACATGCCGGTTGCGAGAGCCGGACAGCCATTGCGCAGCTGCTGAAAAAGGACCGGGAGCATCTCCTGTCTCTATTGACGGCCTGTCCGTTTCCCATTGTGCAAGATCGGGGATGGAACTATGCGGAAGTGACAGCCGGCGGGGTGCCGTTGGAAGAAGTGAATTTTCGCACGATGGAATCGAAGCTGGCGCCGGGTCTCTATCTAGTCGGAGAAATCCTCGATTGCGATGGGCGTATCGGCGGATTCAACTTTCAATGGGCTTGGGCCACGGGGCACCTCGCCGGGCAGGCGGTCTGGCGGGCACCGGCCTAACCGGCCGACACAGGACTGAGCCACGCTATCCATGTATGACTCAGTGTGCAGGCTCAGCCGGCATAGGGATGGGCAGGGGCGTGTCGTT
Proteins encoded in this region:
- a CDS encoding NAD(P)/FAD-dependent oxidoreductase (MaGe:77307872) yields the protein MSSPERHPVVTADLAIVGAGAAGLAAAIFAGEAAKPSGSRSIVVLDGAKTIGAKILVSGGGRCNVTHDVITATDFFGNRRIIKNVLAAFSAGDTIAWFASLGVELKCEETGKLFPVTDKARTVLNALVERCRELGVTISPDHRVATIDRLPDSGAGFVIHHNHGALTAGRVILATGGRSIPKSGSDGFGYELARRLGHHVTLTAPALAPLVLNDAMFHQALSGLSQEVELTTMVKGQCVDSRTGSLLWTHFGISGPIVMDASRFWCLAQEQGEPAAVYSNFFPGQNQEQVRQWLMEQARAHPRRSLGTVLAQRLPQRFAESLIQHAGCESRTAIAQLLKKDREHLLSLLTACPFPIVQDRGWNYAEVTAGGVPLEEVNFRTMESKLAPGLYLVGEILDCDGRIGGFNFQWAWATGHLAGQAVWRAPA